In Daucus carota subsp. sativus chromosome 4, DH1 v3.0, whole genome shotgun sequence, one DNA window encodes the following:
- the LOC108217450 gene encoding glutathione S-transferase T3-like: protein MNSNNPPPPNSKNPNPQFPNPYPNSYFPNPQNFNINSQAPNSQYQFSQSQNSQFPFPYPQNSPYQFPFPPFSNPHFETQQPPTQNSPHSQVPAFSNANIFDLNDDFEESEDVREITGQWKWVEDKLLISAWLNVSIDPLVGTDQKTEAFWDRIHHYCEEDNPGIIKRGVVAMKKRWQRINEGAQKFGACYEEAQKTIGSGSNLDDINERAHILHSAKYKKKSNFDRHWFELRRQPKWRTPSTSESSKRTKLSNSGNYSSSGNNETPTNENVVESPVRPKGTKAAKRKGKRKARTVEACDEYEELRAHACRKLNLMEALNDTHQLEIETRQKEIEAKQTEMHLQVILADTTKMNDAQRKAHAKLLEKIMARN, encoded by the coding sequence ATGAATTCAAATAATCCCCCACCTCCAAATTCTAAAAATCCAAACCCTCAATTTccaaatccatatccaaattcTTATTTTCCAAATCCGcagaattttaatattaattctcaaGCTCCGAATTCTCAATACCAATTTTCACAATCTCAGAATTCTCAATTTCCATTTCCATATCCTCAAAATTCTCCATACCAGTTTCCGTTTCCTCCATTTTCAAATCCACATTTTGAAACCCAACAACCACCTACTCAAAATTCTCCACATTCACAAGTGCCAGCTTTTAGTAAcgcaaatatttttgatcttAATGATGATTTTGAGGAAAGTGAAGATGTACGAGAAATTACTGGGCAGTGGAAGTGGGTTGAAGATAAACTCTTAATAAGTGCGTGGTTGAATGTGTCAATTGATCCACTAGTCGGTACTGATCAAAAAACCGAGGCATTTTGGGATCGAATTCATCACTATTGTGAAGAAGATAATCCCGGTATCATCAAGAGAGGAGTTGTGGCTATGAAAAAAAGGTGGCAACGTATAAACGAAGGTGCTCAAAAATTTGGAGCTTGTTATGAAGAGGCGCAAAAGACAATCGGTAGCGGTTCAAACTTGGACGACATAAATGAGAGAGCTCATATACTTCATTCAGCTAAATACAAAAAGAAGTCTAACTTTGACAGACACTGGTTTGAGCTTCGTAGACAGCCCAAGTGGAGAACTCCTTCAACTAGTGAAAGTTCAAAAAGAACTAAACTAAGCAATTCCGGAAATTATTCATCATCGGGAAACAACGAGACACCAACAAATGAAAATGTTGTTGAATCTCCGGTTCGTCCTAAAGGTACAAAAGCGGCTAAAAGGAAGGGAAAAAGGAAGGCAAGAACTGTAGAAGCATGTGATGAGTATGAAGAATTACGAGCTCATGCATGTAGAAAGTTGAACTTGATGGAAGCATTAAATGATACTCATCAACTAGAAATTGAGACTCGACAGAAAGAGATAGAAGCAAAGCAAACTGAGATGCATTTACAAGTCATTTTGGCAGATACTACCAAAATGAACGATGCTCAGCGAAAGGCTCACGCAAAATTACTTGAGAAAATTATGGCAAGAAATTAG
- the LOC108217993 gene encoding cytokinin riboside 5'-monophosphate phosphoribohydrolase LOG7, with amino-acid sequence MEEVRRSSSRFNRICVFCGSSSGNKATYQDAAVELGKELVERRIDLVYGGGSVGLMGLISQAVHDGGRHVLGVIPRTLMPREITGVTVGEVRAVSDMHQRKAEMARQADAFIALPGGYGTLEELLEVITWAQLGIHRKPVGLLNVDGYYNSLLSFIDKAVDEGFISPTARRIIVSAPTAKDLVRELEEYVPEHDEVTSKLIWEEVGRRNYVPEAGVSTT; translated from the exons atggaagaGGTAAGGAGATCATCGTCGAGGTTTAATAGAATATGTGTGTTTTGTGGTAGCAGCTCCGGTAACAAAGCTACCTACCAAGATGCTGCTGTTGAGCTGGGCAAAGAACTG GTGGAGAGAAGGATTGATTTGGTTTATGGAGGTGGAAGCGTGGGTCTGATGGGTCTTATTTCTCAGGCAGTTCATGATGGCGGTCGCCATGTTCTAGG GGTTATTCCAAGGACCCTAATGCCAAGAGAG ATAACTGGAGTGACTGTTGGGGAAGTAAGAGCTGTCTCTGATATGCACCAGAGGAAAGCAGAAATGGCTCGCCAAGCTGATGCCTTCATTGCACTCCCCG GTGGATATGGCACCCTAGAGGAACTCCTTGAAGTCATCACCTGGGCTCAGCTTGGTATTCATCGTAAACCT GTTGGCTTGTTGAATGTTGACGGATACTATAATTCCTTGCTGTCTTTCATTGATAAGGCCGTTGATGAAGGGTTTATTTCCCCCACTGCAAGGAGAATTATTGTGTCTGCCCCGACCGCCAAAGATTTAGTTCGAGAGCTTGAG GAATATGTTCCGGAACATGATGAGGTAACATCGAAGTTGATCTGGGAAGAGGTCGGAAGACGCAACTATGTACCAGAAGCTGGAGTTTCCACAACATAA